A region from the Triticum aestivum cultivar Chinese Spring chromosome 3D, IWGSC CS RefSeq v2.1, whole genome shotgun sequence genome encodes:
- the LOC123078808 gene encoding zinc finger CCHC domain-containing protein 9 isoform X1 (The sequence of the model RefSeq protein was modified relative to this genomic sequence to represent the inferred CDS: added 48 bases not found in genome assembly), translating to MTPTKGATPATKHTRHAPRLRYASHRSVPVAWQTPRDAESTASSHAHPTRLPSGCCCAFRTPAPHPPQLDGGWSGRGPGRHSCSAEGTPPLHWPTAPERRNTALVAEKGKLRSWVGPNGQYYRELPCPNCRGRGYTPCKKCGIDRSSLDCPMCNGKGIRMCMQCGGECVIWQESIDEQPWEEVRSSSPLKVKEDDEVDRLEIKIDTSKRPRRTYPSPSREVAMKISRSLRSLNAKTGLFTKHMKIIHQDAKLHAQRVAAIKRTKGTAAARNQASEKQKAFFRDPENRLKRSIAMKGVKFYCSKCGEEGHRSFYCPTVRKNSAKVQFRCRLCGGKGHNSRTCGNPKSENEHQQQPRHCSQCGEKGHNRRNCPGSPEVEVGASGHITKKVNRHNSGVYSCSFCKEKGHNRRTCPKRNASLG from the exons GCGCCCCGGCTGCGCTACGCGAGCCACCGCTCCGTCCCCGTCGCGTGGCAAACGCCAAGAGACGCCGAGTCCACCGCGTCCTCTCACGCACACCCGACGCGCCTCCCCTCAGGATGCTGCTGCGCCTTCCGTACGCCCGCCCCGCACCCTCCACAGCTCGATGGAGGCTGGAGCGGGCGCGGGCCCGGCCGGCACAGCTGCTCCGCCGAGGGCACGCCGCCGCTTCATTGGCCGACGGCGCCGGAGCGCCG GAATACTGCCCTGGTTGCAGAGAAGGGGAAGCTGAGGTCCTGGGTTGGTCCAAATGGGCAATACTATCGGGAGCTGCCTTGCCCTAACTGTAGGGGTAGAGGATACACTCCTTGCAAAAAGTGTGGGATAGATAGATCCAGCTTGGATTGCCCTATGTGCAATGGCAAG GGGATTAGGATGTGTATGCAATGTGGTGGAGAATGTGTGATATGGCAAGAATCTATTGATGAACAACCATGGGAGGAAGTTCGATCTAG TTCACCCTTGAAAGTAAAGGAAGATGATGAGGTTGACAGACTAGAGATAAAGATCGACACCTCAAAAAGACCGAGGCGTACTTATCCATCACCATCCCGGGAAGTTGCCATGAAGATTAGCCGATCTCTAAGA AGTCTGAATGCTAAAACAGGATTGTTTACTAAGCACATGAAGATTATACACCAAGACGCCAAATTGCATGCTCAAAGAGTTGCTGCAATTAAG AGAACAAAAGGTACTGCTGCAGCAAGAAATCAGGCTTCTGAAAAACAAAAGGCATTCTTCAGGGATCCTGAGAATCGGCTCAAGAGAAGCATTGCCATGAAAG GGGTGAAATTTTACTGCAGTAAATGTGGGGAAGAAGGACATCGAAGCTTCTATTGCCCAACAGTAAGGAAAAATTCAGCCAAAGTGCAATTCAGATGCCGGTTATGTGGGGGGAAGGGACATAATAGCCGAACATGTGGAAACCCAAAGTCAGAGAATGAACATCAGCAGCAACCTCGGCACTGCAGCCAATGCGGTGAAAAGGGTCACAACCGACGAAACTGCCCTGGGTCTCCAGAGGTGGAGGTTGGCGCTTCTGGCCATATTACTAAGAAAGTTAACCGTCATAATTCAGGTGTTTATTCATGTAGCTTCTGCAAAGAAAAGGGGCATAATAGACGGACATGTCCGAAAAGAAATGCTAGCTTAGGATAA
- the LOC123078808 gene encoding uncharacterized protein isoform X3 (The sequence of the model RefSeq protein was modified relative to this genomic sequence to represent the inferred CDS: added 48 bases not found in genome assembly) — protein MTPTKGATPATKHTRHAPRLRYASHRSVPVAWQTPRDAESTASSHAHPTRLPSGCCCAFRTPAPHPPQLDGGWSGRGPGRHSCSAEGTPPLHWPTAPERRNTALVAEKGKLRSWVGPNGQYYRELPCPNCRGRGYTPCKKCGIDRSSLDCPMCNGKGIRMCMQCGGECVIWQESIDEQPWEEVRSSSPLKVKEDDEVDRLEIKIDTSKRPRRTYPSPSREVAMKISRSLRSLNAKTGLFTKHMKIIHQDAKLHAQRVAAIKQEIRLLKNKRHSSGILRIGSREALP, from the exons GCGCCCCGGCTGCGCTACGCGAGCCACCGCTCCGTCCCCGTCGCGTGGCAAACGCCAAGAGACGCCGAGTCCACCGCGTCCTCTCACGCACACCCGACGCGCCTCCCCTCAGGATGCTGCTGCGCCTTCCGTACGCCCGCCCCGCACCCTCCACAGCTCGATGGAGGCTGGAGCGGGCGCGGGCCCGGCCGGCACAGCTGCTCCGCCGAGGGCACGCCGCCGCTTCATTGGCCGACGGCGCCGGAGCGCCG GAATACTGCCCTGGTTGCAGAGAAGGGGAAGCTGAGGTCCTGGGTTGGTCCAAATGGGCAATACTATCGGGAGCTGCCTTGCCCTAACTGTAGGGGTAGAGGATACACTCCTTGCAAAAAGTGTGGGATAGATAGATCCAGCTTGGATTGCCCTATGTGCAATGGCAAG GGGATTAGGATGTGTATGCAATGTGGTGGAGAATGTGTGATATGGCAAGAATCTATTGATGAACAACCATGGGAGGAAGTTCGATCTAG TTCACCCTTGAAAGTAAAGGAAGATGATGAGGTTGACAGACTAGAGATAAAGATCGACACCTCAAAAAGACCGAGGCGTACTTATCCATCACCATCCCGGGAAGTTGCCATGAAGATTAGCCGATCTCTAAGA AGTCTGAATGCTAAAACAGGATTGTTTACTAAGCACATGAAGATTATACACCAAGACGCCAAATTGCATGCTCAAAGAGTTGCTGCAATTAAG CAAGAAATCAGGCTTCTGAAAAACAAAAGGCATTCTTCAGGGATCCTGAGAATCGGCTCAAGAGAAGCATTGCCATGA
- the LOC123078808 gene encoding uncharacterized protein isoform X2 (The sequence of the model RefSeq protein was modified relative to this genomic sequence to represent the inferred CDS: added 48 bases not found in genome assembly) gives MTPTKGATPATKHTRHAPRLRYASHRSVPVAWQTPRDAESTASSHAHPTRLPSGCCCAFRTPAPHPPQLDGGWSGRGPGRHSCSAEGTPPLHWPTAPERRNTALVAEKGKLRSWVGPNGQYYRELPCPNCRGRGYTPCKKCGIDRSSLDCPMCNGKGIRMCMQCGGECVIWQESIDEQPWEEVRSSSPLKVKEDDEVDRLEIKIDTSKRPRRTYPSPSREVAMKISRSLRSLNAKTGLFTKHMKIIHQDAKLHAQRVAAIKVLLQQEIRLLKNKRHSSGILRIGSREALP, from the exons GCGCCCCGGCTGCGCTACGCGAGCCACCGCTCCGTCCCCGTCGCGTGGCAAACGCCAAGAGACGCCGAGTCCACCGCGTCCTCTCACGCACACCCGACGCGCCTCCCCTCAGGATGCTGCTGCGCCTTCCGTACGCCCGCCCCGCACCCTCCACAGCTCGATGGAGGCTGGAGCGGGCGCGGGCCCGGCCGGCACAGCTGCTCCGCCGAGGGCACGCCGCCGCTTCATTGGCCGACGGCGCCGGAGCGCCG GAATACTGCCCTGGTTGCAGAGAAGGGGAAGCTGAGGTCCTGGGTTGGTCCAAATGGGCAATACTATCGGGAGCTGCCTTGCCCTAACTGTAGGGGTAGAGGATACACTCCTTGCAAAAAGTGTGGGATAGATAGATCCAGCTTGGATTGCCCTATGTGCAATGGCAAG GGGATTAGGATGTGTATGCAATGTGGTGGAGAATGTGTGATATGGCAAGAATCTATTGATGAACAACCATGGGAGGAAGTTCGATCTAG TTCACCCTTGAAAGTAAAGGAAGATGATGAGGTTGACAGACTAGAGATAAAGATCGACACCTCAAAAAGACCGAGGCGTACTTATCCATCACCATCCCGGGAAGTTGCCATGAAGATTAGCCGATCTCTAAGA AGTCTGAATGCTAAAACAGGATTGTTTACTAAGCACATGAAGATTATACACCAAGACGCCAAATTGCATGCTCAAAGAGTTGCTGCAATTAAG GTACTGCTGCAGCAAGAAATCAGGCTTCTGAAAAACAAAAGGCATTCTTCAGGGATCCTGAGAATCGGCTCAAGAGAAGCATTGCCATGA